A DNA window from Malus domestica chromosome 12, GDT2T_hap1 contains the following coding sequences:
- the LOC103436377 gene encoding GTP-binding protein BRASSINAZOLE INSENSITIVE PALE GREEN 2, chloroplastic isoform X1 has translation MTTLLSTAALPSITKLSLKLLNLNNGGNLHPKPSHLSAGFSLDKSNKFSLISCAVKKQESTETTQKVNGKITPRIGGGIGSPFLSEGRDEDERNGPFCPGCGVFMQDKDPNVPGFYQKRKINVSELSDGEEGVEGEFEDFEVEEEEEEEFVDEIEGKFVESGEEVSELEMGDEFEWDSDEFEAKLLGEEENDLDLDGFTPAGVGYGNIKAETIEKMKKKVPKSEKRRMAREAQKEKEEVTVCARCHSLRNYGQVKNQAAENLMPDFDFDRLIATRLIKPAARANPVVVMVVDCVDFDGSFPKRAAKSLFAALKGTENDPNLRKRLPKLVLVATKVDLLPSQVSPARLDRWVRHRAKAGGGPKLSGVYMVSSHKDLNVRNLLSFLKESAGPRGNVWVIGAQNAGKSTLINALARKEGAKVTKLTEAPVPGTTLGILRVGGILSAMAKLFDTPGLLHPYLVSMRLNRDEQKMVEIRKELRPRTYRIKARQTIHVGGLLRLDLVQASVETIYLTVWASPNISLHMGKTENADETWRKHVGIRLQPPIGTDRAAEMGKWEEKEIKVSGASWDVNSIDIAVAGLGWFSLGLKGEATLTLWTYDGIEITLREPLVLDRAPSLERPGFWLPKAISEAIGNQSKLEAQRKKLQMESADSLSEVSI, from the exons ATGACGACTCTGTTATCTACAGCAGCTCTTCCTTCAATAACAAAGCTCAGCCTGAAGCTTCTCAATCTCAACAATGGCGGCAACCTCCATCCAAAACCTTCTCACCTTTCAGCAG GATTCAGTTTAGATAAAAGCAACAAATTTTCATTGATTAGTTGTGCTGTAAAGAAGCAAGAGAGCACTGAAACGACCCAGAAAGTAAATGGGAAGATTACACCAAGGATAGGTGGTGGAATTGGGAGCCCATTTTTGAGTGAGGGAAGGGATGAGGATGAGAGGAATGGACCGTTTTGCCCTGGGTGTGGGGTGTTTATGCAAGATAAGGACCCAAATGTTCCTGGGTTTTATCAGAAAAGAAAGATTAATGTGTCAGAATTGTCAGATGGTGAGGAGGGTGTTGAGGGTGAATTTGAAGACTTCGAGgtcgaagaagaggaggaggaggagtttGTGGATGAAATCGAGGGAAAGTTTGTAGAAAGTGGTGAAGAAGTTAGTGAATTGGAAATGGGGGATGAGTTTGAGTGGGATTCCGATGAATTCGAAGCCAAGTTGTTGGGGGAGGAAGAAaatgatttggatttggatggtTTTACTCCGGCGGGGGTTGGGTACGGTAACATCAAAGCGGAAACTatagagaagatgaagaagaaggtgcCAAAATCGGAAAAGAGGAGAATGGCTAGAGAGGCtcagaaagagaaagaagaggttACAGTGTGTGCCCGATGTCATTCATTAAGAAATTATGGGCAGGTGAAGAACCAAGCAGCTGAAAACTTAATGcctgattttgattttgatagGTTGATCGCAACCCGGCTGATTAAACCTGCTGCGAGGGCCAATCCTGTTGTGGTTATGGTTGTTGATTGTGTTGATTTTGATGGATCATTCCCTAAGCGGGCAGCAAAGTCATTGTTTGCAGCATTAAAGGGAACTGAAAATGATCCTAATCTTAGGAAAAGACTGCCAAAGCTTGTTCTAGTGGCCACAAAGGTTGATCTCCTCCCATCACAAGTTTCTCCTGCTAGATTGGATAGATGGGTCCGCCATCGTGCTAAGGCTGGAGGAGGACCTAAACTAAGTGGGGTGTATATGGTTAGTTCTCATAAGGATTTGAATGTCAGGAATCTGTTATCCTTCCTCAAAGAATCGGCTGGCCCTCGAGGGAATGTATGGGTTATCGGGGCTCAAAATGCTGGCAAGTCCACTCTCATAAATGCACTGGCAAGGAAAGAAGGGGCAAAAGTCACAAAGCTCACAGAAGCTCCAGTTCCTGGGACAACATTAGGGATCCTGAGAGTTGGAGGGATCTTGTCAGCTATGGCAAAGTTGTTTGACACTCCAGGACTTCTGCATCCATATTTGGTGTCCATGAGATTGAATAGGGATGAACAGAAAATGGTTGAAATACGGAAGGAGCTTCGTCCTCGGACTTATAGGATAAAGGCAA GACAAACCATACATGTTGGTGGTTTACTGAGACTAGATCTTGTTCAAGCTTCTGTTGAAACAATTTATTTAACAGTTTGGGCTTCACCAAATATTTCTTTACATATGGGGAAGACAGAAAATGCTGATGAGACATGGAGGAAACATGTTGGTATTAGGTTGCAG CCTCCAATTGGCACAGACCGAGCCGCTGAGATGGGAAAATGGGAAGAGAAGGAAATCAAAGTGTCTGGAGCAAGTTGGGATGTGAATAGCATCGATATTGCAGTAGCTGGTTTAGGTTGGTTTTCATTAGGTCTTAAAGGGGAAGCAACCTTGACGCTGTGGACATATGATGGCATTGAAATTACTTTGAGAGAGCCGCTAGTTCTTGATCGGGCACCATCTCTCGAGAGACCCGGGTTTTGGCTACCGAAAGCAATATCTGAGGCAATTGGTAACCAGAGTAAACTTGAAGCTCAGAGGAAAAAGCTTCAAATGGAGAGTGCAGATTCCCTTTCCGAGGTATCCatttga
- the LOC103436377 gene encoding GTP-binding protein BRASSINAZOLE INSENSITIVE PALE GREEN 2, chloroplastic isoform X2 has protein sequence MTTLLSTAALPSITKLSLKLLNLNNGGNLHPKPSHLSAGFSLDKSNKFSLISCAVKKQESTETTQKVNGKITPRIGGGIGSPFLSEGRDEDERNGPFCPGCGVFMQDKDPNVPGFYQKRKINVSELSDGEEGVEGEFEDFEVEEEEEEEFVDEIEGKFVESGEEVSELEMGDEFEWDSDEFEAKLLGEEENDLDLDGFTPAGVGYGNIKAETIEKMKKKVPKSEKRRMAREAQKEKEEVTVCARCHSLRNYGQVKNQAAENLMPDFDFDRLIATRLIKPAARANPVVVMVVDCVDFDGSFPKRAAKSLFAALKGTENDPNLRKRLPKLVLVATKVDLLPSQVSPARLDRWVRHRAKAGGGPKLSGVYMVSSHKDLNVRNLLSFLKESAGPRGNVWVIGAQNAGKSTLINALARKEGAKVTKLTEAPVPGTTLGILRVGGILSAMAKLFDTPGLLHPYLVSMRLNRDEQKMVEIRKELRPRTYRIKAGQTIHVGGLLRLDLVQASVETIYLTVWASPNISLHMGKTENADETWRKHVGIRLQPPIGTDRAAEMGKWEEKEIKVSGASWDVNSIDIAVAGLGWFSLGLKGEATLTLWTYDGIEITLREPLVLDRAPSLERPGFWLPKAISEAIGNQSKLEAQRKKLQMESADSLSEVSI, from the exons ATGACGACTCTGTTATCTACAGCAGCTCTTCCTTCAATAACAAAGCTCAGCCTGAAGCTTCTCAATCTCAACAATGGCGGCAACCTCCATCCAAAACCTTCTCACCTTTCAGCAG GATTCAGTTTAGATAAAAGCAACAAATTTTCATTGATTAGTTGTGCTGTAAAGAAGCAAGAGAGCACTGAAACGACCCAGAAAGTAAATGGGAAGATTACACCAAGGATAGGTGGTGGAATTGGGAGCCCATTTTTGAGTGAGGGAAGGGATGAGGATGAGAGGAATGGACCGTTTTGCCCTGGGTGTGGGGTGTTTATGCAAGATAAGGACCCAAATGTTCCTGGGTTTTATCAGAAAAGAAAGATTAATGTGTCAGAATTGTCAGATGGTGAGGAGGGTGTTGAGGGTGAATTTGAAGACTTCGAGgtcgaagaagaggaggaggaggagtttGTGGATGAAATCGAGGGAAAGTTTGTAGAAAGTGGTGAAGAAGTTAGTGAATTGGAAATGGGGGATGAGTTTGAGTGGGATTCCGATGAATTCGAAGCCAAGTTGTTGGGGGAGGAAGAAaatgatttggatttggatggtTTTACTCCGGCGGGGGTTGGGTACGGTAACATCAAAGCGGAAACTatagagaagatgaagaagaaggtgcCAAAATCGGAAAAGAGGAGAATGGCTAGAGAGGCtcagaaagagaaagaagaggttACAGTGTGTGCCCGATGTCATTCATTAAGAAATTATGGGCAGGTGAAGAACCAAGCAGCTGAAAACTTAATGcctgattttgattttgatagGTTGATCGCAACCCGGCTGATTAAACCTGCTGCGAGGGCCAATCCTGTTGTGGTTATGGTTGTTGATTGTGTTGATTTTGATGGATCATTCCCTAAGCGGGCAGCAAAGTCATTGTTTGCAGCATTAAAGGGAACTGAAAATGATCCTAATCTTAGGAAAAGACTGCCAAAGCTTGTTCTAGTGGCCACAAAGGTTGATCTCCTCCCATCACAAGTTTCTCCTGCTAGATTGGATAGATGGGTCCGCCATCGTGCTAAGGCTGGAGGAGGACCTAAACTAAGTGGGGTGTATATGGTTAGTTCTCATAAGGATTTGAATGTCAGGAATCTGTTATCCTTCCTCAAAGAATCGGCTGGCCCTCGAGGGAATGTATGGGTTATCGGGGCTCAAAATGCTGGCAAGTCCACTCTCATAAATGCACTGGCAAGGAAAGAAGGGGCAAAAGTCACAAAGCTCACAGAAGCTCCAGTTCCTGGGACAACATTAGGGATCCTGAGAGTTGGAGGGATCTTGTCAGCTATGGCAAAGTTGTTTGACACTCCAGGACTTCTGCATCCATATTTGGTGTCCATGAGATTGAATAGGGATGAACAGAAAATGGTTGAAATACGGAAGGAGCTTCGTCCTCGGACTTATAGGATAAAG GCAGGACAAACCATACATGTTGGTGGTTTACTGAGACTAGATCTTGTTCAAGCTTCTGTTGAAACAATTTATTTAACAGTTTGGGCTTCACCAAATATTTCTTTACATATGGGGAAGACAGAAAATGCTGATGAGACATGGAGGAAACATGTTGGTATTAGGTTGCAG CCTCCAATTGGCACAGACCGAGCCGCTGAGATGGGAAAATGGGAAGAGAAGGAAATCAAAGTGTCTGGAGCAAGTTGGGATGTGAATAGCATCGATATTGCAGTAGCTGGTTTAGGTTGGTTTTCATTAGGTCTTAAAGGGGAAGCAACCTTGACGCTGTGGACATATGATGGCATTGAAATTACTTTGAGAGAGCCGCTAGTTCTTGATCGGGCACCATCTCTCGAGAGACCCGGGTTTTGGCTACCGAAAGCAATATCTGAGGCAATTGGTAACCAGAGTAAACTTGAAGCTCAGAGGAAAAAGCTTCAAATGGAGAGTGCAGATTCCCTTTCCGAGGTATCCatttga